The Spirosoma sp. SC4-14 DNA window GATAGTCGTTCAGAAGAGGTCCCCCTTCGCCTAATAACAAATGCATCTGAAAACCTTCTGCTTTCAGATGCCGCATCAGAGAAAGTAAAACCAGTTGGGCTCCTGCCCGGTTGGCGTCGTGCCCTACTAAGAGTATCTTTTTCAGTGTACGATGGAGGGTTTACCGTTTATGGTTTATGGTTTATGGGTGTGCTGCTGATTTAGGCTCAGGCGGAGCAACCATAAACGATAGGCTGTAAACCATAAACTTTAATACGTTTCATGACTGGGTTTGGGTAGTTTTTTGGCGGGATTTCCGATGTAGACACCCCATTCATCGGTGTCTTTGTAAATGGCAGAGGCCATACCAACCAGGGTACCGGTCGCAATATGGAGGAAATCGCGTATAGTGCTGTTGACTCCAAAGAAGCAATACGGTTCAATAACACAATGCCCCGACATGACCACGTGTGATGTAAAAAAGACATGATCCTTGATCTGGCCGTGGTGCCCAATATGATTGCCGCTCCAGAGAACAACATTATTGCCAATTGTGGTAAATGGCTGAATAGTGTTGTCTTCCAGAATAAAGCAGTTTTCACCGATTTGATTACCAAACAGCGTAGCTTTCGAGCTAATATAGGAAATGAATTCATAGCCCTTGGCTTTGGCTTCGAGGTAGATCCGTTCGCGGTTTCGGTTCATGCCGCGCCCGGTCATTGGGGCAAAAAATTTATAGTCCTGTGGAGGAAACAGCGTTTCGACATGTTCGAAGGCTACTACTGGTAAGCCCCGGAACTCCGTTTCGTTCAGGTATTCCTGACTGACCGTGAAGGCTACCACATCGTGTTCCGAATCGTGGGTAAGGTAGAAGTGTGCCAGTTCGGCGGTATCCATTACCCCAAAGATGATA harbors:
- a CDS encoding acetyltransferase codes for the protein MAKVIIFGVMDTAELAHFYLTHDSEHDVVAFTVSQEYLNETEFRGLPVVAFEHVETLFPPQDYKFFAPMTGRGMNRNRERIYLEAKAKGYEFISYISSKATLFGNQIGENCFILEDNTIQPFTTIGNNVVLWSGNHIGHHGQIKDHVFFTSHVVMSGHCVIEPYCFFGVNSTIRDFLHIATGTLVGMASAIYKDTDEWGVYIGNPAKKLPKPSHETY